One Hordeum vulgare subsp. vulgare unplaced genomic scaffold, MorexV3_pseudomolecules_assembly, whole genome shotgun sequence genomic window carries:
- the LOC123423308 gene encoding photosystem I P700 chlorophyll a apoprotein A2 — translation MELRFPRFSQGLAQDPTTRRIWFGIATAHDFESHDDITEERLYQNIFASHFGQLAIIFLWTSGNLFHVAWQGNFESWIQDPLHVRPIAHAIWDPHFGQPAVEAFTRGGAAGPVNIAYSGVYQWWYTIGLRTNEDLYTGALFLLFLSTLSLIASWLHLQPKWKPSLSWFKNAESRLNHHLSGLFGVSSLAWTGHLVHVAIPASRGEYVRWNNFLDVLPYPQGLGPLLTGQWNLYAQNPDSSNHLFGTAQGAGTAILTLLGGFHPQTQSLWLTDMAHHHLAIAFIFLIAGHMYRTNFGIGHSIKDLLEAHTPPGGRLGRGHKGLYDTINNSIHFQLGLALASLGVITSLVAQHMYSLPPYAFIAQDFTTQAALYTHHQYIAGFIMTGAFAHGAIFFIRDYNPEQNEDNVLARMLDHKEAIISHLSWASLFLGFHTLGLYVHNDVMLAFGTPEKQILIEPIFAQWIQSAHGKTTYGFDILLSSTNGPAFNAGRSLWLPGWLNAVNENSNSLFLTIGPGDFLVHHAIALGLHTTTLILVKGALDARGSKLMPDKKDFGYSFPCDGPGRGGTCDISAWDAFYLAVFWMLNTIGWVTFYWHWKHITLWQGNVSQFNESSTYLMGWLRDYLWLNSSQLINGYNPFGMNSLSVWAWMFLFGHLVWATGFMFLISWRGYWQELIETLAWAHERTPLANLIRWRDKPVALSIVQARLVGLAHFSVGYIFTYAAFLIASTSGKFG, via the coding sequence ATGGAATTAAGATTTCCCAGGTTTAGCCAAGGCTTAGCTCAGGACCCCACTACTCGTCGTATTTGGTTTGGTATTGCTACCGCACATGATTtcgaaagtcatgatgatattacTGAAGAACGTCTTTATCAGAACATTTTTGCTTCTCACTTTGGGCAATTAGCAATAATCTTTCTATGGACGTCCGGAAATCTGTTTCATGTAGCTTGGCAAGGAAATTTTGAATCATGGATACAGGATCCTTTACACGTAAGACCTATTGCTCATGCGATTTGGGATCCTCATTTTGGTCAACCCGCTGTGGAAGCCTTTACTCGAGGAGGTGCTGCTGGTCCAGTGAATATTGCTTATTCTGGGGTTTATCAGTGGTGGTATACAATAGGATTACGCACCAATGAAGATCTTTATACTGGAgctctttttctattatttctttctacGCTGTCCTTAATAGCGAGTTGGTTACATCTACAACCCAAATGGAAACCAAGCCTTTCGTGGTTCAAAAACGCGGAATCTCGTCTCAATCATCATTTGTCAGGACTTTTCGGGGTAAGTTCTTTGGCTTGGACAGGACATTTAGTTCATGTTGCTATTCCCGCATCCAGGGGGGAGTACGTTCGATGGAATAATTTCTTAGATGTATTACCCTATCCCCAGGGGTTGGGACCCCTTTTGACGGGTCAGTGGAATCTTTATGCCCAAAACCCTGATTCGAGTAATCATTTATTTGGTACCGCTCAAGGAGCGGGAACTGCCATTCTAACTCTTCTTGGGGGATTCCATCCACAAACACAAAGTTTGTGGCTGACTGATATGGCTCACCATCATTTAGCTATTGCATTTATTTTTCTCATTGCCGGTCACATGTATCGAACTAACTTCGGAATTGGGCACAGTATTAAAGATCTTTTAGAAGCGCATACTCCTCCGGGGGGTCGATTAGGGCGTGGGCATAAGGGCCTTTATGACACAATCAACAATTCGATTCATTTTCAGTTAGGTCTTGCTCTAGCTTCTTTAGGGGTTATTACTTCCTTAGTAGCTCAACATATGTACTCTTTACCTCCTTATGCATTCATAGCACAAGACTTTACTACTCAAGCTGCTTTATATACTCATCACCAATATATTGCGGGGTTCATCATGACAGGGGCTTTTGCTCATGGAGCTATTTTTTTCATTAGGGATTACAATCCGGAACAGAATGAGGATAATGTATTGGCAAGAATGTTAGACCATAAAGAAGCTATCATATCTCATTTAAGTTGGGCTAGCCTCTTTCTAGGATTCCATACCTTGGGCCTTTATGTTCATAACGACGTCATGCTTGCTTTTGGTACTCCAGAAAAGCAAATCTTGATCGAACCTATATTTGCCCAATGGATACAATCTGCTCATGGCAAGACGACATATGGGTTCGATATactcttatcttcaacgaatggccCCGCTTTCAATGCGGGTCGAAGCCTATGGTTGCCCGGATGGTTGAATGCTGTTAATGAGAATAGTAATTCGCTTTTCTTAACAATAGGACCTGGGGATTTCTTGGTTCATCATGCTATTGCTCTAGGTTTGCATACAACTACATTGATTTTAGTAAAGGGCGCTTTAGACGCACGCGGTTCCAAATTAATGCCGGATAAAAAGGATTTTGGGTATAGTTTTCCTTGTGACGGCCCAGGGCGCGGCGGTACTTGTGATATTTCTGCTTGGGACGCATTTTATTTGGCAGTTTTCTGGATGTTAAATACCATTGGGTGGGTTACTTTTTATTGGCATTGGAAACATATCACATTATGGCAGGGCAACGTTTcacaatttaatgaatcctccacTTATTTGATGGGATGGTTAAGAGATTACCTATGGTTAAACTCTTCACAACTTATCAATGGATATAATCCTTTTGGGATGAATAGTTTATCGGTATGGGCTTGGATGTTCTTATTTGGACATCTTGTTTGGGCTACTGGATTTATGTTCTTAATTTCTTGGCGGGGGTATTGGCAGGAATTAATTGAGACTTTAGCATGGGCTCATGAACGCACACCTTTAGCTAATTTAATTCGCTGGAGAGATAAGCCTGTGGCTCTTTCCATTGTGCAAGCAAGATTGGTTGGATTAGCTCACTTTTCCGTGGGTTATATATTCACTTATGCAGCTTTCTTGATTGCCTCAACATCAGGCAAGTTTGGTTAA